The sequence GAGCTCGTCATCTTCGAACTGTTCAACACGATGCCTTGGGGTGTGTTCATCTCCATCGTAGCAATCGTTCTGATCGGTTCGTTCTTCATCACATCTGCGGACTCGGCGACGTTCGTCCTCGGCATGCAGAGTTCGTACGGGTCCCTGACCCCGCCGAACAGCATTAAGATGATCTGGGGTGTCCTCCAGTCGGCGATCGCCCTCATCCTGCTGTCGGTCAACGGTCTGACCGCTCTGCAGAACACGATCATCATCGCCGCCCTGCCCTTCTCGTTCGTCATACTGCTCATGGTCTTTTCATTGATGAAAGGCCTGAGCGCCGAACTGGATCTCATGCGGGCAAAACGGAAATAATCTAAACAAGCCCTTTCTCCGTCATAGGAGAAGGGGCTTTTTGTCAGTAGAAGATGCCAATGACGACAAGAGCGGCAACGATCCAGAATCCGCTGATGGCGAGTGCGTCGGTTGAAATGACAGGTTTCTTCTGGAACAGGTCGATCGCATGCAGGTCTTTTTTCAGCTCCCTCACTTCGTCCTCCAGCTCTTTCACCTGCTCTGTCAGCAGGCGGACATCCCGCTCCGTGCGTGCTGGCAGATGCTCCTTGGTGACGTCCGGCAAGTTGGTCTCTTCCATCATGAATGATCCCCTTTTGAATTTTCCATAGTATCACTTCCATTATACCAATTATTCTGACTCCGAGAAAGCTATAGTTCAGCTATGCGGCTAAACTTTCCAGGACGGTTTGTGATACACTTTGCTTGGAGAGAGCATGTATGCAAAAATCTGCGTGTCCTGTATTCCAGCCTGCTTGAGGATGCTGCTGTCGTATGACCGTCCATATAAAAGTTCAGCCAGCAAGGAGAGTGTATGATGAAAGAGGAAGGAACGCAGCCGGGTCATCCGGACTGTGAAATTGAAGACAACTTCGGTGCGGATCATCCGGACCATCCTGGTCAGCTAGGGGAAGAGCAGCCGGATGTAACCGACGTTCCTCTGACCCCGGAGGAACTCGAGGAGGAGGAATTCCGGCTGATGGTCCTGCAGGCGCAGCAGGAAGCACTGGAGGAAGAACGGGCGGAAAGGCACGCACCGGCAAAACGGCGGAAAGTGCCCCGTGCCGCCATCTGGGTGATGGCCCTGGTCCTGCTGTTCCAGCCCATCGCATTCCTGTTCGACATCTATTCACTTCCTGCCATCGACTTCCTGAAAACGTCCGCCCGCCTGTCGAAACAGCCGGACATCGCAGAGTGGAAGCAGTCGGTCGCAGTCATCCTGACCGAGGACGGCAAAGGGACCGGGTTTGTCGTATCCGGCGATGGGAAAGTCATCACGAATCATCATGTCGTCCAAAACCGGAAACAGATCACCGTCTCGTTCGATAAGAATGGCAGGTATGCCGCTGACATTATCGCAGAAGACAATGTCAACGATCTGGCTGTTTTGCAAATGAAAGATCCTCCGGATGTCCCGCCCCTGCCATTGGCCAAATCACCGGATTATTCCCCAGGCGAGGCCGTCCGGTTCATTGGAAATCCGCTGAACTTCTATGGGATCGCCAACGAAGG comes from Sporosarcina trichiuri and encodes:
- a CDS encoding S1 family peptidase, giving the protein MKEEGTQPGHPDCEIEDNFGADHPDHPGQLGEEQPDVTDVPLTPEELEEEEFRLMVLQAQQEALEEERAERHAPAKRRKVPRAAIWVMALVLLFQPIAFLFDIYSLPAIDFLKTSARLSKQPDIAEWKQSVAVILTEDGKGTGFVVSGDGKVITNHHVVQNRKQITVSFDKNGRYAADIIAEDNVNDLAVLQMKDPPDVPPLPLAKSPDYSPGEAVRFIGNPLNFYGIANEGELIGETRWAGRTTPVILLAAPVYRGNSGSPVFQDKEVIGVIFAVTDLDKYGKAGMFIRIEEVLYLLGTTK